A part of Streptomyces sp. NBC_01210 genomic DNA contains:
- a CDS encoding phosphonatase-like hydrolase has protein sequence MTKLNLVVLDMAGTTVADGGLVEQAFASAAERVGAEPDSMPGMLDHVRATMGESKISVFRHLFGDEARARQANAAFEEAYAELVDAGRIAPVPGARTAVEELRAQGRTVVLTTGFSRPTQDAILAALGWQDLVELTLCPADAGGRGRPYPDMVLAAFLRTGAVDGVQQIAVAGDTSYDMLSGVRSGAGVVAGVLTGAHDKEQLEQYGATHVLGSVAELPGLLAGADR, from the coding sequence TTGACGAAGCTGAACCTCGTCGTACTGGACATGGCCGGTACGACCGTCGCCGACGGCGGACTGGTCGAGCAGGCCTTCGCGTCGGCCGCGGAGCGCGTGGGCGCCGAGCCGGACTCGATGCCCGGCATGCTCGACCACGTCCGCGCGACCATGGGCGAGTCGAAGATCTCCGTCTTCCGGCATCTCTTCGGTGACGAGGCGCGCGCCCGGCAGGCCAACGCGGCGTTCGAGGAGGCGTACGCGGAGCTGGTCGACGCCGGCCGTATCGCGCCGGTTCCCGGCGCGCGGACGGCCGTTGAGGAGCTGCGGGCCCAGGGCCGCACCGTCGTGCTGACCACCGGCTTCTCCCGCCCCACCCAGGACGCGATCCTCGCCGCGCTCGGCTGGCAGGACCTGGTGGAGCTCACCCTCTGCCCGGCCGACGCGGGCGGGCGCGGCCGCCCCTACCCCGACATGGTGCTCGCCGCGTTCCTGCGTACCGGCGCGGTGGACGGCGTCCAGCAGATCGCGGTCGCGGGGGACACCTCGTACGACATGCTCAGCGGCGTACGCTCCGGCGCGGGCGTCGTCGCGGGAGTGCTGACCGGCGCACACGACAAGGAGCAGCTCGAGCAGTACGGCGCGACCCATGTGCTGGGCTCGGTCGCCGAGTTGCCGGGCCTGCTCGCCGGGGCGGACCGATGA